Proteins from a single region of Dyadobacter fanqingshengii:
- a CDS encoding GreA/GreB family elongation factor → MNTQRNHVILGEDDFRMLKQFAENFSSTNANEMSLSYELNRAIVVENDELPPDSIRLNSEVKVRELTTNKEMEFSIVMPALADIKQKKISVLTPMGAALIGLCKGETVEWKMPAGMKKFQVLDVRQTG, encoded by the coding sequence ATGAATACACAAAGAAATCACGTGATACTGGGTGAAGACGATTTTCGCATGTTAAAGCAATTTGCCGAAAATTTCAGCAGCACCAACGCAAACGAAATGTCACTTTCCTACGAACTGAACCGCGCGATAGTGGTGGAAAACGACGAATTACCGCCCGACAGCATTCGTTTAAATTCCGAGGTGAAAGTCAGGGAGTTGACAACTAATAAAGAAATGGAGTTTTCTATTGTTATGCCTGCTCTTGCAGATATCAAGCAGAAGAAAATCTCCGTCCTGACACCCATGGGCGCAGCGCTGATAGGGCTTTGCAAGGGCGAAACGGTGGAATGGAAAATGCCTGCCGGCATGAAGAAATTCCAGGTTCTGGACGTAAGGCAAACCGGATGA
- a CDS encoding DUF4932 domain-containing protein translates to MYKQLLLLTTLFWSFHAFSQTNPRQGDRGFEIQINTNAELLGFVYFLGYEGAQSETEGYSSRTKARYAYGLDVYQQYKSFANSKHLAVAIGFAQNIWLDYFLNLLVQLDDFPNAKLKDDIAPTYYLRFSPKRDSSEARKNASAFIAAMNGLYKEVDFGSYLHQNAGKYENAKSQVTAGLPDNRFVPAMESFYQGHLDSYILVPSLMIPPGMGFGVKYNSGEKTRAFHIFGSFAPPKYAAGSPPDMGFDNKKHLLELSTHEFGHSFVNSAIDQLPGELITATQSLYEPISQAMSDQAYTTWKSCLYEHFVRAGEILIAQNLGNSADADALKEHYINARKFVYLPELLKDLEAYNASRKGSYMQAVKSAMKRLEQKAATR, encoded by the coding sequence ATGTACAAGCAACTCTTACTCCTGACCACTTTATTCTGGTCTTTTCATGCTTTCTCTCAGACGAACCCGAGGCAAGGTGACCGCGGTTTTGAAATACAGATTAATACAAATGCCGAGTTGCTCGGATTTGTATATTTCCTTGGATACGAGGGCGCGCAGTCTGAAACGGAAGGTTATTCCAGCAGAACCAAAGCCCGTTATGCCTACGGCCTGGACGTCTATCAGCAATATAAATCCTTCGCCAACAGCAAACATCTGGCGGTTGCAATCGGTTTTGCACAAAACATTTGGCTAGACTATTTTCTGAACCTGCTGGTGCAGCTGGATGATTTTCCCAATGCGAAACTGAAAGATGACATTGCACCCACTTATTATTTGAGATTTTCACCAAAACGTGATTCTTCCGAAGCCAGAAAAAATGCCTCTGCTTTTATTGCTGCCATGAACGGACTATATAAGGAGGTGGATTTTGGATCGTATTTGCACCAAAACGCAGGCAAATACGAAAATGCAAAAAGTCAGGTCACAGCCGGGCTCCCGGATAATCGCTTTGTGCCTGCGATGGAGAGCTTTTATCAGGGACATCTTGACAGTTACATTCTGGTGCCGAGCCTGATGATCCCGCCGGGAATGGGCTTTGGCGTAAAATACAATTCAGGTGAAAAAACGCGTGCTTTTCATATTTTCGGATCCTTTGCTCCACCCAAATACGCAGCCGGTTCACCACCTGATATGGGTTTTGATAACAAAAAACATTTGCTCGAACTCAGCACGCACGAGTTCGGGCATTCCTTCGTCAATTCAGCCATCGACCAGCTTCCGGGCGAATTGATAACAGCGACGCAAAGTCTGTACGAACCCATTTCCCAGGCCATGTCCGACCAGGCATATACGACCTGGAAATCGTGCTTGTACGAACATTTTGTCCGGGCCGGCGAGATTTTGATTGCGCAAAATCTGGGCAATTCAGCCGATGCGGATGCTTTGAAAGAACATTACATTAACGCGCGCAAATTCGTTTATTTACCCGAATTGTTAAAAGATCTGGAGGCCTATAATGCAAGCAGGAAAGGCTCCTATATGCAAGCGGTTAAAAGCGCAATGAAGCGGTTGGAACAGAAAGCGGCCACGCGTTAA
- a CDS encoding helix-turn-helix domain-containing protein: MENWKAVLYMLAFGQGMLLSISLIVRGIKKERASIFLGIILFVLALEILNAWGIQVRYHKASYAIPFWNFQSYLLLPLSLWFFAKLTTERDYVFKKRYALLFAPILLELTIRSLWRTYARSTNRSLPSLLDIPVWFFFTEILPIIGMCIVLSVYGRKLFAFQSAWKGLGFALKSGDYFRLYGFFTFLLILTLLWIAGVVFKWPVFAGVEALLTICLFGLGYIGYLSPTFFNLPTLPKPKVAEKPDFLHYDDLAELKKLHAAFHQDSLHIQSKLTLEELASQLHLPPRYVSYLINTHCASNFNNFVNGFRVEEVIRKLGDPKEQHKTVLALAFEAGFNSKSTFNQVFRQHTGKSPSQYLLVQK, translated from the coding sequence ATGGAAAACTGGAAAGCGGTCCTATATATGCTGGCCTTCGGGCAAGGCATGCTCCTCAGCATATCGCTGATCGTCAGAGGAATAAAGAAAGAACGCGCCAGTATTTTTCTGGGTATTATCTTGTTTGTGCTGGCTCTTGAAATCCTGAATGCGTGGGGAATCCAGGTTCGCTATCATAAGGCATCCTACGCCATTCCGTTCTGGAATTTTCAGAGCTATTTATTGCTTCCGCTCTCATTATGGTTCTTTGCGAAGCTTACAACTGAGCGGGATTATGTTTTCAAAAAGCGCTACGCGCTGCTTTTTGCCCCTATTTTGCTCGAACTGACGATCAGATCATTATGGCGCACTTACGCTCGTTCTACTAACCGGTCATTGCCATCCCTACTCGACATTCCGGTCTGGTTTTTCTTTACCGAAATCCTCCCGATCATAGGCATGTGCATCGTTTTAAGCGTTTATGGCCGGAAATTATTCGCGTTTCAATCTGCGTGGAAAGGCCTTGGGTTTGCTTTAAAGTCAGGGGATTATTTCAGGCTTTATGGATTTTTTACTTTTCTGCTGATCCTGACACTGTTATGGATTGCGGGAGTGGTTTTCAAATGGCCCGTTTTCGCTGGTGTTGAAGCGCTTTTGACGATCTGTTTGTTTGGCTTGGGTTACATCGGTTATTTAAGCCCGACTTTTTTCAATTTACCAACTTTGCCCAAACCAAAAGTCGCAGAAAAGCCCGACTTCCTGCATTACGACGACCTGGCTGAGCTAAAAAAGCTCCATGCCGCCTTCCATCAGGATAGTCTGCACATCCAATCTAAGCTAACATTGGAAGAACTGGCTTCCCAATTACATTTGCCTCCGCGATATGTTTCCTATCTCATCAATACGCATTGCGCTTCCAATTTCAATAATTTCGTGAATGGCTTTCGCGTAGAGGAAGTGATCCGCAAACTTGGCGATCCCAAAGAACAGCACAAGACCGTACTTGCTCTTGCATTTGAGGCAGGTTTCAATTCCAAATCAACATTCAACCAGGTATTCAGGCAGCATACTGGTAAGTCCCCATCACAATATCTGCTGGTGCAGAAGTAA
- a CDS encoding Crp/Fnr family transcriptional regulator, whose amino-acid sequence MRHPLIQHISMQVEVAAEDEALLLSFFQSVRVKKKQNLVEAGHPCSSLFFVVEGCIRMFHLSEKGIEQTIQFALENWWLTDFSAFTLQNNTDFTIQAVEHSQLMVIDVAAQEKLLQRFPKLERYFRFIYQRGYGAAQVRMKFHHDMSREKLYQHFVDNYPRFVQRVPQYMLASYLGFTPEYLSELRKKRS is encoded by the coding sequence ATGAGGCATCCGCTTATCCAACATATCAGCATGCAGGTTGAAGTGGCTGCCGAAGATGAAGCATTGCTATTGTCATTTTTCCAATCGGTCCGCGTGAAGAAAAAGCAAAATCTTGTGGAGGCAGGCCACCCCTGTTCTTCTCTTTTCTTTGTTGTGGAAGGCTGCATCCGCATGTTTCATTTGAGTGAAAAGGGAATTGAGCAAACCATTCAGTTTGCCCTGGAAAACTGGTGGCTCACCGACTTTTCAGCATTCACATTACAGAACAACACGGATTTCACGATTCAAGCCGTGGAGCATTCGCAGTTGATGGTCATTGATGTGGCGGCCCAGGAAAAGCTTTTGCAACGATTCCCCAAACTGGAAAGATATTTCCGGTTCATATACCAGCGCGGTTATGGCGCCGCCCAGGTGCGGATGAAATTCCACCACGACATGTCACGGGAAAAGCTCTATCAGCATTTTGTCGACAACTACCCGCGATTTGTTCAGCGCGTGCCGCAGTATATGCTGGCGTCCTACCTGGGCTTCACGCCCGAATATCTGAGTGAGCTGCGCAAAAAGCGTTCTTAA
- a CDS encoding alpha-amylase: MDNFTMLQFFEWYCPADGTLWNLFKKEAPRLKNIGIDSAWLPPAHKGMEGAESSGYDSYDLYDLGEFDQKGSVRTKYGTKEELIDAIAAGKEAGLQVYCDIVLNHMGGADEKEMVPVKEVTPENRNEFVSDTFEIEAYTKFTFPGRAGRYSQFVWDYQCFSGVDFNASTEQSAIYSIQNQYGGGWQDVMDLENGNYDYLMLSDIEFRNPHVRQELKNWGEWFVETVNCDGFRLDAIKHMDPTFFNEWLDHLRGKYQKEFYTVGEYWAPYDLGSMLAYIEATGKRVSLFDAPLQANFFRASKENEHYDLRTILDETLVQAMPELAVTLVENHDTQPLQSLEQTVEGWFRPMAYAIILLREAGYPCVFYTDLYGSNYKDKGNDGQEHEITLEKLDVLETLLYVRKKLAYGTQHEYFDDINCIGWTREGDDSHENSGCAVIISNHENVSKTMFVGKQHAGKTFVDYLNFVTEPVTIGDDGHGEFKVNGRSVSVWGIETAKD; the protein is encoded by the coding sequence ATGGACAATTTTACAATGCTTCAATTTTTTGAATGGTACTGTCCCGCAGATGGAACACTGTGGAACCTTTTTAAAAAAGAAGCCCCGCGACTGAAAAATATAGGCATTGACTCAGCGTGGCTGCCGCCAGCGCACAAAGGAATGGAAGGAGCGGAATCCTCAGGTTACGATTCGTACGATTTGTATGACCTGGGCGAATTTGATCAAAAAGGTTCAGTAAGAACAAAGTACGGAACCAAAGAGGAACTGATTGACGCCATTGCTGCTGGCAAGGAAGCAGGTTTGCAGGTGTATTGCGACATTGTTTTAAACCACATGGGCGGTGCCGATGAGAAAGAAATGGTGCCCGTAAAGGAAGTGACGCCGGAAAACCGCAACGAATTCGTGAGCGATACTTTCGAAATTGAGGCTTATACGAAATTTACATTTCCAGGCAGGGCAGGGCGGTATTCACAATTTGTATGGGATTACCAATGTTTTTCAGGGGTGGATTTTAATGCATCAACTGAGCAGAGCGCCATTTACAGCATTCAAAACCAATATGGCGGCGGCTGGCAGGATGTAATGGACCTGGAAAACGGCAATTATGATTACCTGATGCTCTCAGATATTGAATTCCGCAATCCGCATGTACGGCAAGAGTTGAAAAACTGGGGCGAATGGTTTGTCGAAACTGTGAATTGTGACGGATTCAGGCTGGACGCGATCAAACATATGGACCCGACATTCTTCAATGAATGGCTGGACCATCTGCGCGGGAAATATCAGAAAGAGTTTTACACAGTGGGCGAATACTGGGCACCGTACGATCTGGGTTCCATGCTCGCTTACATTGAAGCAACCGGCAAGCGCGTTTCGCTTTTCGACGCACCGTTACAAGCCAATTTTTTCAGAGCTTCAAAGGAAAATGAACATTACGATCTCCGAACGATATTGGACGAAACGTTGGTTCAGGCAATGCCGGAGCTGGCAGTAACACTGGTCGAAAATCACGACACACAACCCCTGCAATCGCTGGAACAGACCGTCGAAGGCTGGTTCAGGCCAATGGCCTATGCGATCATTTTGCTCCGGGAGGCCGGTTATCCATGCGTTTTTTACACCGATTTATACGGTTCAAATTACAAGGATAAAGGCAACGACGGCCAGGAACATGAAATCACCCTTGAAAAATTGGATGTGCTTGAAACGCTGTTATACGTAAGAAAAAAGCTTGCATACGGCACGCAGCATGAATATTTCGACGACATCAATTGCATTGGCTGGACGCGCGAAGGAGATGATTCTCATGAAAATTCCGGCTGCGCGGTTATAATCTCCAATCATGAAAATGTTTCCAAAACAATGTTTGTAGGGAAGCAGCATGCCGGCAAAACGTTTGTCGATTACCTGAACTTCGTCACAGAACCTGTCACAATCGGTGACGATGGTCATGGAGAATTTAAAGTGAACGGGCGTTCAGTGAGTGTCTGGGGAATTGAGACTGCCAAAGATTGA